Proteins found in one Quercus robur chromosome 2, dhQueRobu3.1, whole genome shotgun sequence genomic segment:
- the LOC126702640 gene encoding cytochrome c oxidase subunit 5C-like, which produces MDSLSMCELRLSSMSGHSLHSAYRGPSLIKEICYGIGLSLVAGFLWKMHHWKLQRRTKEFYDMLKKGEISVVVEDE; this is translated from the exons ATGGATTCTTTGTCCATGTGTGAGCTTAGACTCTCTTCAATGAGTGGG CACAGTCTGCACTCTGCATATCGGGGTCCAAGTTTGATTAAGGAGATTTGCTATGGGATAGGTCTTAGCCTCGTGGCTGGTTTCCTTTGGAAAATGCATCATTGGAAACTCCAGAGGAGGACCAAGGAATTCTATGATATGCTTAAGAAAGGTGAAATTAGTGTCGTGGTGGAAGATGAGTAG